From the genome of Winogradskyella forsetii, one region includes:
- a CDS encoding nucleoside deaminase, producing the protein MTEKEKFMQEAVNAALKGMNNNEGGPFGCVIVKDGKIVGRGNNKVTSTNDPTAHGEVMAIRDACKNLNSFQLDGCELYTSCEPCPMCLGAIYWSRVDKVYYGSTQVDAANIGFDDQFIYDEIPLPYAERKIPFLQLAHDIALKPFQEWSKKLDRTEY; encoded by the coding sequence ATGACAGAAAAAGAAAAATTCATGCAAGAAGCAGTTAATGCTGCACTAAAAGGAATGAACAATAACGAAGGTGGTCCATTTGGTTGCGTGATTGTAAAGGACGGTAAAATTGTTGGACGAGGCAATAACAAAGTCACCTCAACCAACGATCCCACTGCACATGGTGAGGTCATGGCAATCCGTGATGCCTGTAAAAATCTCAATAGCTTTCAATTAGATGGATGTGAGTTATATACATCGTGCGAACCTTGCCCTATGTGTTTGGGAGCCATATATTGGTCTAGAGTAGATAAGGTTTATTATGGAAGTACCCAAGTTGATGCCGCCAATATTGGCTTCGATGATCAATTTATTTATGATGAAATTCCTTTGCCGTATGCAGAGCGAAAAATTCCGTTTTTACAATTGGCACATGATATTGCTTTGAAGCCTTTTCAAGAATGGAGTAAGAAGTTGGATAGGACTGAGTATTGA